The DNA sequence CGGTCGACGACGGCAAAGCGCACGTCGATGGCCGGCGAGGTCTTGTCCTGGTAGTCGACTTCGGCCTCGGCCAGCGCCGAGCGGCAGTCCAGGCACCAGTGCACCGGCCGCTCGCCCTTGGACACGTAGCCGCCGGCGACGATGCGGCCGAGCGCGCGCAGGATGTCGGCCTCGGTCTGCGGGGCCATGGTCAGGTACGGCCGCTGCCAGTCGCCGAGCACGCCCAGGCGCTGGAAATCCGCGCTTTGCCCGGCCACCTGCCCGGCGGCGTAGGCGCGGCAGGCGGCGCGGAAGGCGTTGGCGTCCACCTTCTCGCCCGGCTTGCCGAGCTTTTTCTCCACCACGTGCTCGATCGGCAGGCCGTGGCAGTCCCAGCCGGGCACGTAGGGCGCGTCATAACCATCCAGCGTCCAGGACTTGACGATGATGTCCTTCAGGATCTTGTTGACCGCGTGGCCAATGTGGATGTCGCCGTTGGCGTAGGGCGGGCCGTCGTGCAGCACGTAGCGCGGCCCATCGGCGCGTTCGCGACGCAGGCGGGCGTACAGGTCCAGTTCCTGCCAGCGGGCGAGGATTGCCGGTTCGCGCTGCGGCAGGTTGCCGCGCATCGGGAACTCGGTGTGCGGCAGGTTCAGGGTGGCTTTGTAGTCGGCCATGCAGGGCTCTTTTGGGGGTTCAGGGTTTCGCAAACAGGGCGCGGGCGGCGCGCACATCAAGATCGATCTGCGCGCGCAGCGCCGTGAGGCCGTCGAAGCGGCGCTCGTCCCGCAATTGCTGCACGAACTCGACCTGCACCTGGCGGCCGTAGACCTGGCCGCTGAAGTCCAGCACGTGCACTTCCAGCAGCGGGTAAGTGCCGCCCACGGTCGGGCGCACGCCAAGGTTGGCCACCGCCGGCAGCGGCCGCTCGGCAAGGCCCGTCACGCGCACGGCAAACACGCCGCGCAGGCTGACCGCCTTGCGGCGCAGCGGCAGGTTCAGCGTGGGGAAGCCGATGCTGCGTCCGCGTGCGTCACCGTGGCTGACCCGGCCGTGCAGGGTGTAGGGCCGCCCGAGCAGGCGCGCCGCGCCGGCAAGATCGCCGCCGCTCAGATGCCGGCGTACCGCGGTGCTGCTGACCCGCTCGCCATCCAGCAGCAGCGGCGGCATGGCTTCCACCCCAAAGCCTGCCGAGCTGCCGACGGTCTTCAGATATTCCACATCGCCCAGGCGCCTGTGCCCGAAGCGAAAATCCGGACCCACCACCAGCTGACGCACGCCCAGGCCCTGGATCAGCAGCCGCTCGACGAACTGCTCGCGCGGCATGGCCGCCAGCTGCGCATCGAAATGCAGGCACAGGACGCCGTCCACGCCGAGCGCCTCCAAGGCGGCCAGCTTCTCGCGCAGGCGCATCAGGCGCGGCTCGACCTGGTCGGGCCGAAAGAACTCCAGCGGCTGCGGCTCGAACAGCACCACCCGCGCCGGCAAGCCGGTGGCTGCGGCGTGTTCCTGCAGGCGCGCGACGATGGCCTGGTGGCCCAGATGCACGCCGTCGAAGTTGCCGATGCTGGCCACGCAGCCGCGATGCTGCGGGCGCAGGTTGTGCAGGCCGCGGATCAGTTCCACGCTGGAATCCACATCATTGTCTCGGGGTCTGGGCTGGACTGGGCGGCGTCGGTCAGTAGCGCGCCCAGTCGGGGTCCTGCGTTTCGAGCACCTCGTCCAGCGGCCGGCGGCCGGCGAAGCCCTCGTCGTAGCCGTGGTAGTGGCCGAGCTTCAGCTCCGGATACTTCCAGCACAAATAGCCGTCGCCGGTGTCGAAATCGACCAGCCACAGGCCCTTCACCACCAGGCCCAGGCGGCGCATCTTGTTGACCCAGGCACCGACGATGGCCTGGTAGCGCTGCTCGGCAGCCTGCAGCTCCGGGCTGCGACGCGGCAGCACCTTCAGTTGCCGCTGCACCGGCGCCAGTTCCTCGGCCGTGCGCTGGGTGATGCCGCGCACCAGCGGGAACAGCGCCTGCGCCTCGGCGAGGCTGAACACTCGGGGATCCTGCGGCGATCCGATGCGAAGAAAGTCTCCGTCCACGCTGGGTTTTGTCGCTCACGGTGGGTCAGGGATGGCGCAACTGGGCCAGCGGCAGGCGCAGCGCCAGCAGCGCGGCGCCGTAGCATGCACCGCCGGCGGCGACCCACACGCCCAGCCGGGCCACCCGCCCGCCCGGGCCCAGCGCCAGCCAGGCATCGAGCGGACCGGCGCCCAGCCAAAGCAGCGCCGTCATGGCCGCCGTGGCCAGCGCCACGCGGGTTGCGAACAGTCCCCAGCCGGGCCGGGGGCGGTACGCACCGCCACGCAGCAGGCCGCGCAACAATAGTATCGCGTTGAGGTAGGCCGCCAGGCTGGTGGCGGCGGCCAGCCCGGCGTGACGCAGTGGCCACACCAGCACCAGCGTGAGGGCCATGTTGACCAGCATGGCGATGACGCCGATGCGTACCGGACTGCGCGTGTCCTGGCGCGCGTAGTAGCCGGGCGCCAGCACCTTGATGGCCATGAACGCCAGCAGGCCGGGCGCGAATGCCCACAGGGCCTGACGGGCCATGTGCACCGAGTGGACGTCGAAGGCGCGGTAGCCGAACAGCGTGCCCAGCAGCGGGCCGGCCAGCACGAACAGCGCCGCCGCCGCCGGCGCGCCGACCAGCAGCACCCAGCGCAGGCCCCAGTCGAGCGTGCGCGAGAAGGCGTCACCTTCGCCGCTGGCATGCTGGCGCGACAGGCGCGGCAGGATGACGGTGGCGAAGGCGATCGCCAGCACGCCGAGCGGGAACTCCATCAGCCGATCGGCGTAATACAGCCAGGACACGCTGCCGGTGACCAGGAACGACGCCACCACGGTGTCGAACATCAGGTTGACCTGCGCCACCGAGGAGCCGAACACGCCCGGGCCCATGAGCCTGAGGATGCGCCGCACGCCGGGGTGGGAAAAGCTGACCCGGGGTCGTGCCAGATTGCCAGTGGCAGCCAGTGTCGGTAACTGCCACAGCAATTGCAGTAGCCCCCCGATCACCACGCCGATGGCCAGCGCCAGCACCGGCACGTCCAGGCGCGGCGCCAGCCAGACCGCCGCGCCGATCATGGCCAGGTTCAGGAACAGCGGCGTCAGGGCGGGCGTGAAGTAGCGCCCGAAGGTGTTGAGCACGCCGCCGACCGCCGCCGCCAGCGACACCAGCGGCAAGTACCAGAACGTGATCTGCAGCAGCGTGGTCGTCAGTGCGCTGCGCTGCGGGTCGTCACCGAATCCCGGCGCCAGCAGCCATACCAGAAGTGGCGCGGCCAGCACCGCCAGCAGCGCCACACCCAGCAGCACCAGACCCAGCGTGCCCAGCGTGTGGGCGACCAGATCGCGCACCTCGGCCGGCTGGCGCGTGGCCCGGTACTCGGACAGCACCGGCACGAAGGCCTGCGAGAAGGCGCCCTCGGCGAACAGCCGGCGCAGGAAATTCGGAATGCGAAAGGCCACGAAGAATGCATCCGCCGCCGGCCCGGCGCCAAAGGTGGTGGCGATGACGGTGTCACGGACATAGCCGAGCACGCGCGAGGTAGTAGTGGCGACGCCCACCGAGGCGGCCGAACGCAGCATGCTCACGCGCCCTGCAAGCCGGTTTCCGGATTGACAAACGCCGCTCCCGTGAGCATAGTTCGCGACCTTTTTTCGGTTTTCGACGCAGGGATTTCGCCTTGGCCAACAGCCCGCAAGCCATCAAACGCGCCCGTCAGAACGACGACCACCGCGCCCACAACGCCAGCCGCCGTTCGATGCTGCGCACCGCCGTCAAGCGCGTGCTGGCGGCGATCCGCGCCGGCGACGCCGACACCGCCGGCAGCAGCTACCGCGCCGCCGTGCCGTTGCTGGACCGCATGGCCGCCCGCGGCCTGATCCACAAGAACACGGCCGCCCGCCACAAGAGCCGCCTGAACAAGCGCATCCACGCGCTGCGTCAGGCCGCCTGAAGCGCCGCGCGCCGCATCGGCGCGCGCCCTGTAAGCAAACAGGCAGGCAAACAGAAAAAGCCCGCTTCGGGCTTTTTCTGTCTTGGCCGGTCGGGTGGCTGGCCGGATCACGTCAGCACCAGATTGTCGCGGTGCACCAGCTCCGGCTCGTCGACGTAGCCGAGCACCTCGGCGAAGCGGCTGCTCGGTAGCCCCTTGATCTGGCGGGCTTCCTCGGCGCCGTAATTGCACAGGCCGCGGGCCACCTCGCGGCCGTCCGCGGTCACGCAGGCGACCAGGTCGCCACGGCGAAAATCGCCTTCCACTGCCGTCACGCCGACCGCCAGCAGGCTGCGCCCGGCCTGGCGCAGCACCTGTTCGGCGCCGGCGTCGATGTGCAGGCGCCCGCGCACGCGAAGATTCCCCGCCAGCCACAGCTTGCGCGCCTGCAGCGGCTCCTGTTCGGGCAGCAGCAGGGTGCCGATGTCGGCGCCCTTGGCCAGTTCGGTGAGCACGTTCGTGATGGCGCCGCCGACGATCCACGTGGCCGCGCCGGACCGCGCCGCCAGACGCGCCGCGCGCAGCTTGGTCTGCATGCCGCCGCGGCCGAGCTGGCCGCCGCTGGGACCGGCCATCGCGTCGAGCGCCGGGTCGGCGGTGTGCGCAGTCGCCAGGCGCTGCGCGGCCGGATTCTGTGCCGGATCGGCGTCGTACATGGCGTCGCGGTCGGTCAGCAGCACCAGCAGCTTGGCTTCCACCAGATTCGCCACCAGGCCGCCCAGGGTGTCGTTGTCGCCGAAGCGCAGCTCGTCGAAGGCGACCGTGTCGTTCTCGTTGACGATCGGCACCACGCCCAGGTCCAGCAGCGTGCGCAGCGTGCTGCGCGCGTTCAGGTAGCGCCTGCGGTCGGCCAGGTCGTCGTGCGTCAGCAGCACCTGCGCGGTGTGCACGCCGTGGGTCTGGAAGCAGCTCTCCCAGGCCTGCACCAGGCCCATCTGGCCGACCGCGGCGGCGGCCTGCAGGTCGTGGATGGCTTCCGGGCGGCGCTCCCAGCCGAGGCGGCGCATGCCTTCGGCCACCGCGCCCGAGGACACCACCACCACCTGGCGGCCCTGTGCGCGCAGCCATACCAGCTGCGCCACCCAGGCCTCGATGGCGGCCGTATCCAGGCCGGCGCCGCCGGCGGTCAGCAGCGCGCTGCCGATCTTGATGACCCAGCGCCCGGCGCCGGCATAGGTGGCCCGGCTCATTCCCTGGCCTGCAATGCCTGCTGTTCGAGGTGCCGCATGATGGCCTCGCACAGCGCCTGGCAGCCGCTGCCGGTGGCCGCCGAGACGACGAACAGCGGGCCGGTCCAGCCCAGTTCGCCGGCGATCTGGGCGCCGCGCGCGGCGGCTTCGTCCGGCAGCAGCAGATCGGCCTTGTTCAGCACCAGCCAGCGCGGCAGGGCGGCCAGCTCCGGACTGAAGGCTTCCAGTTCCGCCACGATCTTGCGCGCTTCCTCCGCCGGGATGCTGGCCGGATCGGCCGGCGCCAGGTCGAGCACGTGCAGCAGCAGGCGGGTGCGGCCGAGGTGGCGCAGGAACTGTGTGCCAAGGCCGGCGCCGGCGGCCGAGCCCTCGATCAGGCCCGGGATGTCGGCCATCACGAAGCGGCGAAAGCGGTCGACCTCGACCACGCCCAGTTCCGGATTGAGCGTCGTGAACGGGTAGTCGGCAATCTTGGGCCGCGCCTGCGACACCGCTGCCAACAGCGTCGATTTGCCGGCATTGGGCGCGCCCAGCAGGCCGACGTCGGCCAGCAGGCGCAATTCCAGCGCCAGACGGCGCAGCTCGCCGGGCTTGCCGGGACTGGTCTGGCGCGGGGCGCGGTTGATGCTGCTCTTGTAGCGGGCGTTGCCGAGGCCGTGAAAGCCGCCGGCGGCGACCTTCAGGCGCTGGCCGTGGTGCGTCAGGTCACCGATGAGCTCGCCGGTGTCGGCGTCGCGCACCTCGGTGCCCAGCGGCACCGTGATCTCGCGGTCGGCGCCGGCCCGTCCGGTGCGGCAGCTGCCGGCACCGGCGTGGCCGCTTTCGGCGCGGAACTCGCGCTGGTAGCGAAAGTCGCTGAGCGTGCTCAGGCCTTCGTCGGCCACCAGATAGACGCTGCCGCCGTCGCCGCCGTCGCCGCCGTCCGGGCCGCCGAAGGGGATGTACTTCTCGCGCCGGAACGCCATGCAGCCGTTGCCGCCCTTGCCGCCGGCAACGGTGATGGTGGCTTCATCGACGAATCGCATGCTGGCTGAATCAGGACGCTACAAACACAAAGCCCCGCCGGAGCGGGGCTTCGACGCCAGGCCGCGCCAGGCCGGAGCAGAAAAACGCGGCGCGGTCAGGCCAGCGGCTCGACGCTGACGAAGCGGCGGCTTTTCTCGCCGCCGACGCGAAAGCGCACGTGCCCCTCGACCAGGGCGAACAGGGTGTGGTCGCGGCCCAGCCCGACGTTGTCGCCGGGATGGAACTCGGTGCCGCGCTGGCGCACCAGGATGTTGCCGGCCAGCACGTGCTCGCCGCCGAAGCGCTTGACGCCAAGACGCTTGGAGACGGAATCGCGGCCGTTGCGGGAACTGCCGGCGGCTTTTTTATGGGCCATGAGTGCTTACTCCTGAACGCGGCGCGGCTTAGGGCGCGCCGATGCTGGTGATGGCGATTTCGGCGTAGTGCTGGCGGTGGCCCATCTGCTTCTGATGGTGCTTGCGCCGCCGGAACTTGATGATGCGAATCTTCGGGTGGCGGCCCAGTGCGCGCAGCTCGGCGGTCACGGTGGCGCCCTCGACGTAGGGCCGGCCGACCTTCACCTCGGCACCGGCGCCGACCATCAGCACGCGATCGAAGGTGAGCGTGTCGCCGACGGCGCCGTCCAGTTTTTCCACCTTCAGGACCAGACCCTGTGCCACCCGGTACTGCTTGCCACCGGTTTCGATTACCGCAAACATGGACTTCCCCACTGCCGACACGTGCCGCGCGGGCACGACTGCCCGGCGGGAACAAAAAGGGCGTGGATTCTAGTTCTGGCGGGCGTGCCGGGTCAAATGGCTTGACACCCACCCACCCCGAAACCTAGCATCCGCCGGCTTCACACCCCCGCCTGACCGAGTGCATGACTGCCAATCCCCTGGCCGCGTTGCTGGCGCCGGCCGCCGCCGACATGGCGGCCGTGAATGCGCTCATCGAGCAGCGCCTGCACTCGACCGTGCCGACCATCGACCAGCTGTCGGGCTACATCATCCACAGCGGCGGCAAGCGCCTGCGGCCGGTGATGGCGGTGCTGTCGGCCCGCGCCTGCGGCTATTCGGGCGACCAGCATTGCCTGTTGGCGGCTATCGTCGAATTCATCCACACCGCAACCCTGCTGCACGACGACGTGGTGGACGAGTCCGAACTGCGGCGGGGAAGGGCGACCGCCAACAGCCGCTTTGGCAACGGTCTGAGCGTGCTGGTGGGCGATTTCCTGTACTCGCGTTCGTTCCAGATGATGGTGGAGCTGGGGTCCAAGGAGGTCATGGACGTTCTGGCGACGGCCACCAACCAGATTTCCGAGGGCGAGGTGTTGCAGTACCTCAATCGCCGTAACGTCGACGCCACGCCCGAGCAGTGCCTGGCCATCGCCCGCAGCAAGACGGCGACGCTGTTCGAGGCGGCCGCCCGCTGCGGGGCCCTGCTGGCCGGGCAGGACCGCGCCGGCCAGGATGCGCTGGGCGATTACGGCCTGCATTTCGGTCTGGCCTACCAGCTGGTCGATGACCTGCTCGACTACCGGGGCGACGCGGCGCGTATCGGCAAGAATCTGGGCGACGACCTGGCCGAGGGCAGCCCGACGCTGCCCTTGGCCTATGCCCTGCAGGCGGCCGATCCGCAGCAGGCGCGCGTGCTGCGCTCGGCGCTGGGTGAGGACGGCGAGCCGGACTTCGCGGCGGTGCTGGCCGTGATTGAATCGACCGGGGCCATCGCGTACACTGCCGGCCTCGCGCAGACCCATGCCGAGCGCGCCCAGGCGGCCCTTTCCGGGCTGCCGGACTCGCCGGCACGGGCGGCCCTGCAGGGGCTGGCCCGGTTTGCAGTTTCCCGGGATTTCTGAAAATCCGCAGCCGCCGCCGGGCGGGCCTGCGGCGCACGTGTCGCAATCGGGGTGTAGCTCAGCTTGGTAGAGCACCGTCTTCGGGAGGCGGGGGCCGGAGGTTCGAATCCTCTCACCCCGACCAGTTGCGAATCTTCGACGCCCCGTCAGCTTCCTGCTGACCGGGACGACCTGCTTACATTCGACGCCGGCACGTGACGGACGCGCCGACACTGGCACAGGCACGTGTCGGTGTGCTTGGACTCGGTTATGTCGGCCTGCCGCTGGCGGTGGCGCTGGCCACCCGCTTGCCCACTCTTGGCTTCGACATCGACCGCCAGCGCATCGCGGCCCTGAACGCCGCGCATGACGCGACCGGCGAGGTGAGCGCCGCGCAGCTTGCGGCGAGCGCCTTGCGTTTGTCCTGTGAGTCCGCTGATCTGGCCGACTGCAACACCTATGTCGTCACCGTGCCAACGCCGGTGGATACCCACAAGCGACCGGATTTCGGGCCCCTGCTGGCGGCCAGCCGCACCGTGGGGCAGGTTCTGAAAGCCGGCGATGTGGTCGTTTACGAATCCACGGTGTATCCGGGTGCGACCGAGGAAATCTGCGCGCCGGTCCTGGAGCGCGAATCCGGCCTGACGCTGAACCGCGATTTTTTCGTCGGCTACAGCCCCGAGCGCATCAACCCCGGTGACCGCGAGCACCGCCTGGAGACGGTGACCAAGATCACCTCCGGTTCCACGCCGGCGGCGGCCCGTTATGTGGACGCGCTGTACGCCACCGTCACCAAAACCCACCGCGCCAGTAGCATCCGCGTCGCGGAAGCGGCCAAGGTGATCGAGAACACCCAGCGCGATGTGAACATCGCCCTGGTCAACGAGCTGGCGCTGATCTTCAACCGGCTCGGCATCGACACGACGGAAGTGCTGGAAGCCGCCGGCACCAAGTGGAACTTTCTGCCGTTTCGGCCGGGCCTGGTCGGCGGTCACTGCATCGGCGTCGATCCCTATTACCTCACGCACAAGGCGCAGGAAATCGGCTACCACCCGGAAGTGATCCTGGCCGGCCGGCGCATCAACGACGGCATGGGCCGCTACGTGGCCGAGCGCGTGGCGCGCCTGCTGATCCGCCGCCGGCTGCCGGTGGCCGGTGCGCGGGCGCTGGTGTTGGGCATTACCTTCAAGGAAAACTGCCCGGATGTGCGCAACACCCGCGTCGTGGATGTGGTGCGCGAACTGGAAGACCTGGGCATGGCGGTGGACGTGCACGATCCGTGCGCCGATGCGGCCGTCTGCGAGGAGGAATACGGCATCCACCTGTGCGCCGAGCCGGCGTCGGGTGCCTACAGCGCCATCGTCCTGGCGGTCGCGCACCGCCAGTTTGCCGATCTGGACGCCGGGCGGCTCGGTGCCTTCAAGGCCCCGCAGGCGGTGGTCTACGACATCAAGTCGGTGCTGCCGCGCGACCAGGTGGACGAGCGCCTGTGAGCGCGCAGCAGTTTCAAATGGCGCCGATGCGCATCCTGGTCACCGGCACGGCCGGCTTCATCGGCGCGGCCGTGGCCCATCGCCTGCTCGATCAGGGCCATCAGGTCGTCGGCCTGGACGAGGTCAACGATTACTACGACGTGAACCTGAAGCTGGCCCGCCTGGCCCGCCTGACGCCGCGGGCCGGCTTCACGGAAGCGCGCATCAGCCTGCAGGACCGCCCGGCCATGGAGCGGCTGTTTGGCGATGTGCGTCCGCAGCGGGTGATCCACCTGGCCGCGCAGGCCGGCGTGCGCTACTCGCTGAGCCACCCGCATGCCTATGTCGACTCGAACCTGGTCGGCTTCATGAACATCCTGGAAGGCTGCCGGCACCACGGCGTCGAGCATCTGGTGTACGCATCCAGCAGTTCGGTCTATGGCGCCAACACCCGCCTGCCGTTTTCCGAGCATGACATCGCGGATCATCCGCTGAGCCTGTACGCTGCCACCAAGCGCTCGAACGAGCTGATGGCGCACTGCTACGCGCACCTGTACGGCCTGCCGGTGAGCGGGCTGCGCTTCTTTACCGTCTATGGCCCGTGGGGCCGGCCGGACATGGCGCTGTTCCTGTTCACGCGCGCCATTCTGGCCGGCGAGCCGATCGAGGTCTTCAACCAGGGCCACCACCGGCGCGATTTCACGTACATCGACGACATCGTCGAGGGCGTGCTGCGCGTCACTGCCCGCGTGGCGGCGCCCAATCCCGGCTGGGATGGCGAGAATCCCGATCCGGCCACCAGCCGGGCGCCGTTTCGCGTCTACAACATCGGCAACAACCGTCCGGTCGAGCTGCTGCGTTACATCGAGGTCATCGAGGAGTGCTTGGGCAGGAAGGCCGTCAAGAACCTGCTGCCGATGCAGCCGGGGGACGTGCCGGAAACCAGCGCCAACATCGACGATCTGGGTGCGGATGTCGGTTATCGACCAGCGACACCGGTCGAAATCGGCGTGCGCAATTTCGTCGCCTGGTACCGGGATTACTACAAGGTCTGAAAACGCT is a window from the Immundisolibacter sp. genome containing:
- the ribF gene encoding bifunctional riboflavin kinase/FAD synthetase; translated protein: MELIRGLHNLRPQHRGCVASIGNFDGVHLGHQAIVARLQEHAAATGLPARVVLFEPQPLEFFRPDQVEPRLMRLREKLAALEALGVDGVLCLHFDAQLAAMPREQFVERLLIQGLGVRQLVVGPDFRFGHRRLGDVEYLKTVGSSAGFGVEAMPPLLLDGERVSSTAVRRHLSGGDLAGAARLLGRPYTLHGRVSHGDARGRSIGFPTLNLPLRRKAVSLRGVFAVRVTGLAERPLPAVANLGVRPTVGGTYPLLEVHVLDFSGQVYGRQVQVEFVQQLRDERRFDGLTALRAQIDLDVRAARALFAKP
- a CDS encoding DUF2203 domain-containing protein encodes the protein MFSLAEAQALFPLVRGITQRTAEELAPVQRQLKVLPRRSPELQAAEQRYQAIVGAWVNKMRRLGLVVKGLWLVDFDTGDGYLCWKYPELKLGHYHGYDEGFAGRRPLDEVLETQDPDWARY
- the murJ gene encoding murein biosynthesis integral membrane protein MurJ, producing the protein MLRSAASVGVATTTSRVLGYVRDTVIATTFGAGPAADAFFVAFRIPNFLRRLFAEGAFSQAFVPVLSEYRATRQPAEVRDLVAHTLGTLGLVLLGVALLAVLAAPLLVWLLAPGFGDDPQRSALTTTLLQITFWYLPLVSLAAAVGGVLNTFGRYFTPALTPLFLNLAMIGAAVWLAPRLDVPVLALAIGVVIGGLLQLLWQLPTLAATGNLARPRVSFSHPGVRRILRLMGPGVFGSSVAQVNLMFDTVVASFLVTGSVSWLYYADRLMEFPLGVLAIAFATVILPRLSRQHASGEGDAFSRTLDWGLRWVLLVGAPAAAALFVLAGPLLGTLFGYRAFDVHSVHMARQALWAFAPGLLAFMAIKVLAPGYYARQDTRSPVRIGVIAMLVNMALTLVLVWPLRHAGLAAATSLAAYLNAILLLRGLLRGGAYRPRPGWGLFATRVALATAAMTALLWLGAGPLDAWLALGPGGRVARLGVWVAAGGACYGAALLALRLPLAQLRHP
- the rpsT gene encoding 30S ribosomal protein S20; the encoded protein is MANSPQAIKRARQNDDHRAHNASRRSMLRTAVKRVLAAIRAGDADTAGSSYRAAVPLLDRMAARGLIHKNTAARHKSRLNKRIHALRQAA
- the proB gene encoding glutamate 5-kinase, with protein sequence MSRATYAGAGRWVIKIGSALLTAGGAGLDTAAIEAWVAQLVWLRAQGRQVVVVSSGAVAEGMRRLGWERRPEAIHDLQAAAAVGQMGLVQAWESCFQTHGVHTAQVLLTHDDLADRRRYLNARSTLRTLLDLGVVPIVNENDTVAFDELRFGDNDTLGGLVANLVEAKLLVLLTDRDAMYDADPAQNPAAQRLATAHTADPALDAMAGPSGGQLGRGGMQTKLRAARLAARSGAATWIVGGAITNVLTELAKGADIGTLLLPEQEPLQARKLWLAGNLRVRGRLHIDAGAEQVLRQAGRSLLAVGVTAVEGDFRRGDLVACVTADGREVARGLCNYGAEEARQIKGLPSSRFAEVLGYVDEPELVHRDNLVLT
- the cgtA gene encoding Obg family GTPase CgtA codes for the protein MRFVDEATITVAGGKGGNGCMAFRREKYIPFGGPDGGDGGDGGSVYLVADEGLSTLSDFRYQREFRAESGHAGAGSCRTGRAGADREITVPLGTEVRDADTGELIGDLTHHGQRLKVAAGGFHGLGNARYKSSINRAPRQTSPGKPGELRRLALELRLLADVGLLGAPNAGKSTLLAAVSQARPKIADYPFTTLNPELGVVEVDRFRRFVMADIPGLIEGSAAGAGLGTQFLRHLGRTRLLLHVLDLAPADPASIPAEEARKIVAELEAFSPELAALPRWLVLNKADLLLPDEAAARGAQIAGELGWTGPLFVVSAATGSGCQALCEAIMRHLEQQALQARE
- the rpmA gene encoding 50S ribosomal protein L27; the protein is MAHKKAAGSSRNGRDSVSKRLGVKRFGGEHVLAGNILVRQRGTEFHPGDNVGLGRDHTLFALVEGHVRFRVGGEKSRRFVSVEPLA
- the rplU gene encoding 50S ribosomal protein L21, yielding MFAVIETGGKQYRVAQGLVLKVEKLDGAVGDTLTFDRVLMVGAGAEVKVGRPYVEGATVTAELRALGRHPKIRIIKFRRRKHHQKQMGHRQHYAEIAITSIGAP
- a CDS encoding polyprenyl synthetase family protein: MTANPLAALLAPAAADMAAVNALIEQRLHSTVPTIDQLSGYIIHSGGKRLRPVMAVLSARACGYSGDQHCLLAAIVEFIHTATLLHDDVVDESELRRGRATANSRFGNGLSVLVGDFLYSRSFQMMVELGSKEVMDVLATATNQISEGEVLQYLNRRNVDATPEQCLAIARSKTATLFEAAARCGALLAGQDRAGQDALGDYGLHFGLAYQLVDDLLDYRGDAARIGKNLGDDLAEGSPTLPLAYALQAADPQQARVLRSALGEDGEPDFAAVLAVIESTGAIAYTAGLAQTHAERAQAALSGLPDSPARAALQGLARFAVSRDF
- a CDS encoding nucleotide sugar dehydrogenase, whose product is MTDAPTLAQARVGVLGLGYVGLPLAVALATRLPTLGFDIDRQRIAALNAAHDATGEVSAAQLAASALRLSCESADLADCNTYVVTVPTPVDTHKRPDFGPLLAASRTVGQVLKAGDVVVYESTVYPGATEEICAPVLERESGLTLNRDFFVGYSPERINPGDREHRLETVTKITSGSTPAAARYVDALYATVTKTHRASSIRVAEAAKVIENTQRDVNIALVNELALIFNRLGIDTTEVLEAAGTKWNFLPFRPGLVGGHCIGVDPYYLTHKAQEIGYHPEVILAGRRINDGMGRYVAERVARLLIRRRLPVAGARALVLGITFKENCPDVRNTRVVDVVRELEDLGMAVDVHDPCADAAVCEEEYGIHLCAEPASGAYSAIVLAVAHRQFADLDAGRLGAFKAPQAVVYDIKSVLPRDQVDERL
- a CDS encoding NAD-dependent epimerase, with amino-acid sequence MRILVTGTAGFIGAAVAHRLLDQGHQVVGLDEVNDYYDVNLKLARLARLTPRAGFTEARISLQDRPAMERLFGDVRPQRVIHLAAQAGVRYSLSHPHAYVDSNLVGFMNILEGCRHHGVEHLVYASSSSVYGANTRLPFSEHDIADHPLSLYAATKRSNELMAHCYAHLYGLPVSGLRFFTVYGPWGRPDMALFLFTRAILAGEPIEVFNQGHHRRDFTYIDDIVEGVLRVTARVAAPNPGWDGENPDPATSRAPFRVYNIGNNRPVELLRYIEVIEECLGRKAVKNLLPMQPGDVPETSANIDDLGADVGYRPATPVEIGVRNFVAWYRDYYKV